The DNA segment AAGAAATCTCCTCATGGGAGCCAAGCAGGCAAGGGCATCCAGCCTTCACTTGAGGCTATTCTCTCTGCTGGGAACATTTCAAACAGTCGAGCTACCACCAGAGGGAACAGTGCACGTGACTCGACAAGGGATGCTGCCGAAGGAGCTCGAGTCGCTAAACAGCAGACGGATGAAATGAGGTTGCACTTTCTCAAGAACCCACATGTGACATGTAATGATGGCTCACCAGCTGGGTGAGATGGTCACACAGACCTTTATTTCAATCTTTTGATATATACTGTAGCGTGTAAATTCAATATTATTATGCATTACAATTATAGTAAACATAAAATTGCAATATGCTAAATGGAGCTCATTCTTGCGGTTGTACAGGTTTTACCTCAAAGAGATCAGAGGAAGCCGCAGATGGCTGTTATTTCTGGAAGGTGAGCATTTTACAAACACTTTGGTTAATTTGGTCCCCGAAAGGTCATGCCCCCTTTGGAACTTACTAGATGGGTATGTCATCTTTTTTGGTAGCTGTCAGCCTTCTGTGTATTTCAGATGCATTGCTTCAACTATGTAGTCCACCTGATGAGTATTTTGTTAGTGGTCGCTGAATACATTTAGAAAATGATACAACAACAATCAAAACTAACAAAGGCCAAATATGGAAAACAGACTTCCTGGCTGTATCAAATTAAAGAATACACACTTGAGTCAAGGCTGCTGGTGCATTGCCCTCCGAGTCCCATTCATCGCACAGACCTCTTGTAATGATTCTCATTCTCTGCCCGAATGTTTAATACTAGGTGGCTGGTGCTGCTACAGCAAAGAGACCTGTGATTCcaggtaccaaaatatccctcgACTAATGAGCTCTGCGGGTTGGCCCCTGACAAAAACTGGTAAGTCAGCTTAACAGACAGtattttgtcatacactgtcatcTGTGTGTTAAATGCTAAACAAAGAGCTCTGTTTTATTAGCGATTCCTTGATTTGCAGGCCGTGGCATATTGTCATCCCAAGTAGCAGAGAATCCTTATTGGCACAACACTAACATTGTGTAAGAACCTCAATAATGCTGTGGGATGAGGTACAGTGGGTTCATCAGCAAACGTGTCCTTTTGTGTAGAGTCATCCCATATTGCTCCAGTGACGTTTGGAGTGGCACTGGGCCTCCTCCGGCCCCTCCTCCAAGCCAACGGCAAGCAAGAGAGAAAGAACGGAACAGAAATGCAAGTGTGTCTCTTCAGAAAGCAAACTAGATTTACTACTAGCATGCCTGTACCTCTCCTGCCGTCACTGTCTGTATTTCCTACCAGCTGAGTATGCTTTCATGGGATCGCTCATCATCCGAGAGGTCATCAAAGACCTCATTCCCAAAGGAATCAAGCAGGCCAAGGTTGTTCTGTTGTCTGGCACAAGGTAAGCTCATTCACTGCTAAAGATGTAACGCGAACGTACTGcatcttttgaaaacaaatcctTTTCTGGCCACTTATCGCCATCTTGACAGCCAACTATGAACAGTGGCGATATGTTGCTTTAAGGATGCCCCTAGCATCTAAAATAAGAATTCTTCCTTTGTTAGTCTGAATTGGATCAGTTGCAGCTGTCATTCACATTCATGCGCCGTTCTCAACCATCCATGATCAGTTCAAAAGGTGTAGTTCGCCTGTCACAAGTTTTAAAGCATAGGTTGCGGCCACTAACCCCAACAATAAATCGAATAAATTGTGCAAAAACGGATGGAGTCGGTACGTCCATCTTTATTAGCTTTGATAGCACACAATTATTGTGGATGAGATCTTTTCTGCTACTTAGCGATAATTCTAATCTTCCTGCAGTGCTGGGGGTACAGGAGTCTTGCTGAATATCGAGAGAGTGGCCAGTTATTTGGAGCAACTTGGTGCAGAGGCACAAGTCCGAGGTCTGGTGGACTCTGGCTGGTTTCTCGAAAGTAAACACCAGAGATCGCCCAACTGCCCGGAAACAGTTACCTGTTCACCTGAAGATGCTATCAAGGTTGGCCTAAGGTAAAGTTATCCAAATTGTGAGCCTGGATTTTTTCTCTGCAAAATGGTAATGCTTCTCATTCAGACTTTACAGACCTGTTGACATTTATCGCATCGATAATTAAGTCTCATTATTGCGTGATTTCTCAGGTTGTGGAATGGTGTGGTGCCAGATAGGTGTCGTCGGCTCTATAAGAAAGGGGAGGAGTGGCAGTGCTTCTTTGGCTACAAGCTGTATTCCACCTTGACCtgtaagtggccttcaaaatcaGATTAAATATATTGAATAACTCAGTTTCAATAGCAGATATGCCCTGCTAATGATTTTATGCTTTGCAAAATGTGTCAATGCATTGCACAGACTGTGCTACCTATGTGTAGCAAATTAGACATACAttgtttgaacaaaaaaaaagtataaccaCAAAAATATAGCTTGTAAGAGTTAAATTCTGATATTGACCCATTTTTTATGACTTTCTTTATCACCAAAATCCCACTGATTGGTTAGAGAAGTAGAATTTAGAATTTCTGGTAGAATTTGGACATTAGTAAAATACTAAATTTAAAGACTGAGCCAAAACAATCAGGAGGCTGTAAAACCAATAAAATGGGTAGTAAAGGTAAAAACTGCTGAATCATGTTGACATGTGTAtcaccacaaaacaaaatccatgcAAAGAATAAAATGACCAACTTTTTTCAGGATATTTGAGATATTATGTTTCTCAGTCCAAACACTTTGAAAGACATTCTACAGAAAAACCAATGGGAAGTTCCATGACAGAAAGCAAAGGTGATAGTTGTCATACAGCACTGATGTCCATCCTGATTGCTCAAGACTCCTCAATTGTTTTCAGCTCAGTGATATCATTTCTCATCATCATAAATGCGAGTTATAGTGACCGTACCTCTTGTTTTCTCTGCAGCCCCTCTGTTTGTTGTGCAGTGGTTGTTTGACGAGGAACAGTTGAGGGTTGAGAACATCTACATTGGAGGACAGCACATGAGCAATGAACAGTGGCAGTACATCCAGAACCTTGGCAAAGAGTTGAAGAACTCTTTGAGAGATGTCACGTATGTTGTCAATAAATAATTCACTGGAGTATAATATGATTTAGTAACGAACCTACAAATGACGTGCCCTTGTTTTGTCTGATTCTTCAGAGCAGTATTTGCGCCTTCCTGCCTCTCCCATACAGTGATTACTAAAAGGTACGATTGGATATATGTTAATTAGAAACTATAAATTTTTAAAAGCTTGTATCTAAGGAATATTTATTCCTAAGCACCAGAGATGGTTTTTGATACCTTACAAGTTGTCACTACTCGCTTTTGTCTTTATTTGCATCCATTTATATTTGTTGTATCACTTCAGCAACTGGATGACTTTCCAAGTTCGAGGCACTTCTCTGCCTCGGGCCCTGCACTGCTGGGACAGGAGCTTGGAAGCTACTCGTAACAACAGAACTCCAACTAAAGGCTGCCCGTTCCACCTGGTGGACGGTTGCCATTGGCCTCAGTGTAACCCCACCTGCCCGACCCTGGTAGACCAGGCAACTCAACAAGAGCTCACCTTGCTTCAGATGCTGGCCGCCATGGGTTTGGATCTCCGGAAGTTAGGCTTGAATCCTAAAACAGACACAAATTCCCTTGCAAGCGTGGGCAGCAATGATGGCTAACATATTGTAAGTGCAGAAGAGAGACCAGTCAGGTGTTGACTTTTTATGGAAGCATCAACTAGAAAAGAAACATCGGTCATGCCGTATCCTCCATGTGTCAAGCTTGAAACCCAATGGTcaagtctttttttctttatagttTGCATTTGTGCTTCAAGTTCTCGCTAATGGTAGACAAAACAACACATTCAATCTTGAACTGAGCATAGTGGAACTGAGTGTTAATTTTATAGACAAGTTGAGAGTCATATAAAATGTCAGGCTCACTTAAACATCAGTTCATGTTTTATCGTGgatagcaactttttttttacttttttctatTAGTtccatatatatttatttgtatgATTTCTACCTGGTCATTAGTCAATTTAGTTGTGGATTTAACTCATTTTGATCAGCATTTTTAATGTATGGACATCAAATTGCTACTTGCTCTACCTAACTCTGAACTCTACACATGCAGCTCAACACACTGACTATTTTTTTGTGACCTACCTATCTATAGCCCACGAGGCAACCTGAGCAATCATATTTATACGTATATTTTACTGCATGATAAAGTAATCTCTGTCCTACATTTGTTGACTTTGATATATATCACAAGTGTATTATGATTCAGTCAGATTTATGCCAAATAAAGATTCCattataccaaaaaaaaaacagtcaatgattacataacaataataatattattgttattcTTATTCTGTGTTGCATGTAATATGCAACCATCCATCTTGGTAGCCAGCAAATAAACCAttcactctcacattcacaccatcactgaccctaaaatgcatgtttttgatATATGAGAGATGAGAACGACTCGCTGGGATGTCAggccattttaaaaaataaaaactttttttttttttgaaaaacgtCAATAATTTGAATAATCATGATCTGAAATGGTTTGAAAGTAACAAATATTATTATTGGGGGGTAGACTGTGTCATTATTCCTCCTCACCACTAAGAGGCGCTAACAAATCGGGCATTTGTATTTCTTGGCACTCGCGAATTAAATCAAGATTACAAAATGAGAACAAATACCTGTGAATTAAGTAAATATTATGTGTATTTGATCACACGgtgccagagttgttgtcaaggACATTTAAAACGAAGATTTTGTGAAATTGTAAAGACGTTTGCATATTTCCCATAATGCACTGCAACTGCTTTCTACTTCCTCTTTCCGCCATATTGCAAAACCGGTGAGATGTCTTTTAATATTGTTACATACAATCCAGTCTAAATCTACTTCAtcttattattaatatttccaATTTGATAATAACATAGAAGCGTATCTATGGGGTAACTATTTAAAGTGGTTATCGTCATATTCTATGACTTTACGGCATCATTTTAGCGACTTTTTCTGTATGCCATCCGTTCTCCTCCGGCCGAGCAGTGCTTGCCTGTGAGGCGCCTTAGCGATGGCTAACTGTTTTGCAATGCAGATAACATTTTTACTGTACAGGACGGCGATTCATAAGCAAGTAATACACTCAAttgagtggcttctcagtgttaATACGGCGCCTCTGAGTTAGCCTATAGCGAAGCACAGCGAGCTTGTCAACCTCTGCAAGACATTGGGTCTGAGCCGTACCGGGCTATCGTGGTCTTCCCGGACAAAAGTGAACAGCGTGCGTAAATACCGTAGACGTGAAATTGCAACGAGGCGCGGGTCCGTCCCAGTCTAAAGGGTCCAGAAAATTTGCGTGTGAAATCATTTTTCCATCACTGTGTATTTTGTCGTAGACGTGTTGTCAAACGCGTTGTCGCCTATTACAGATGCTTTGTTATAACCACCCACCCTGTTCACCTCAATTGAATTGTTTATTACAACTGTTGGAGTAATTGGTCGATCTTGGTGTGTGAGCTGTAAGAATACTGTAAAGTACCAAATGAGTGAGGTCTTCTGCATATGAAAGTGAATGTAAAGTctcataattattatttattttttctatagGCATCATGGTGCGCATGAACGTTCTCGCAGATGCACTGAAGTGCATTAACAATGCTGAGAAGCGTGGGAAGCGACAGGTCCTGATCAGGCCATGTTCCAAGGTCATCGTGCGCttcctaactgttatgatgaagCACGGTAGGTGTTCATGGCCTTTGTGGTTTTGCATACATGGTTTAGTGCATTGGCTGAAAGTGTTCCAGGCAGATGTTCTCTAACTAGATTTCTCATGTTGAAATTTGTTCCAGGTTACATTGGCGAGTTTGAGATCATTGATGACCACAGAGCCGGGAAAATAGTCGTCAATCTCATAGGAAGGTTGAACAAGGTAAAGTTTATATTTAAAATTTTTAACTATTCACTGTAGTTATTAGGTTCAATTATTGTCAATTTGCAGTCCAATTATTATGGTCCAGGAAAAAAATTGGTTTGATGTTTGTGTCTCTTGCAGTGTGGTGTGATCAGTCCACGTTTTGATCTCCAGCTCAAGGATCTGGAGAAGTGGCAGAACAATCTTTTGCCCTCAAGACAGTTTGGGTGAGGATCGATATACTCATTAGACTACTTATTACATGTGGGATGGTACAGCGGTCCGATCATTGGGTGTCAGATGTTAGAATTCTCTAGTTCGTCAATTTTACGCGCATTCATTTTATGGTTGCACCCTGTTGCTCTAGATAGCGTTCAACCATGTCCAAACTGCATGCTGTATCAAAATGAGAACACGTTTGTAGGACAAAGCTAAGCCATCTTTTACTGACAGTGATCACATGAGTTGTAATCGCTACGCTATCAGCCTTTTCAAGCCCCTTAAGGACATCAGCATTTGACTTGATTGCAGAGCAGGGGCACCAAAACCTGGCTGAAGCTGAAGCGCGGGTTGGAATGGTGTCTTTTGGCTCTATAGTGTTATCTCCTCTAAGCAGTTGCTTACTCATGTTTAGCAATATCAGCAGAGATGGACTGTGTAATGGCCTGAGCCTTAAGGATGTGCAAATGTGTTCATCAGTTGCCTGCTAATCTTTGCTTTGGTGGTGTTGAGAGTTTGCTGTGATTCTGGCTATTATGTTGATATGTTAGTCGTACGATTTTTGTACATGCAAGTCTTTGTCCTGTCAGTAGGTTTCTCGCCATTTTCTTTTGTAAACATAGGGATTAGCTGGTGAGTTCTCTTTTTTGAAGTTGCTTTCTGCTACTGTCATGCTTGTCTGTGCAGTTTGTGAACAGCCTCATGTGTCGTGTTTTGCATATAGATGGACATTTATGGTCTTAAATAACCCCACAATTTGGCTCCAGAGAGGGAAAGTGGTATTGGGAAGcccatattttgtttgtctcttctgaggagCTATTAACGGTCCCTTTATAGTGGCGTGGGGTAGGGGTCAATCACATCTGGTCTCTGTAACTGCACAGTATGGCCAAGGACGGTTCTCTCCAGAAGCCTCACTGCATAAAATGCTCACCTTTGCCCCTCGTGTGATGGACAGGGCCCCGTCATTCACTTGTCCGTGAATGCTCGGGCTAGAACAGGAAAGGCCAagcaattctttttttattttttttttccaggaaaaactcattttggtttgggaaaaaaaagtttacagtTGCAGAACTCGTGCATCGCCGTTTGCATTTTGCTCCTCAAACAAACTGAGAACGCAAAGCTGCAACTCGGTGTACATGTGACAAATTGTAGAGCTACCACTGCCGGTAAATTGAAAATGAAGCCAATAATTAGTCCAAAAGTTTGAGCCCTTGTTCTATGTTGATATTTGAGGAGTCTGCTGTTCCACTGGTGTCTGAGCATGGAAACAACTTAGTACAAAATGTGCTGCCTATACTGCATTTGTATTTGCTGCCTTAGTTACAGAGACAAATTGTAAATTTTGGCCTTTCTTTTCAGATACATTGTACTGACCACCTCAGCTGGCATCATGGACCATGAAGAGGCCAGACGGAAACATACAGGAGGCAAAATCCTTGGATTCTTTTTCTAAAATGTTAACTCGAAATAAAATCAACCAGGGAAAAGTTCTTGACCCTCTTGACTTATTTCGTTTTACTTGTGAACAATCTTAATCTGATGTGATTTTTATGTAGAAAGAATTGGGTTTCATTATATAGTTTAGAGATTTAATTGAAAAATTGGACTGTGTTTGCTGACCTACTGCAATTTCTTGAATAAGTATTTGATATGCACCCTGAAAATTGACCTTTAAAAGTTGATTTTCTTTATTCATGTTTTGCAATCTCTGATTTTCTGGTAGCCACGTGAATAAATTAAGTTGGCTAGCTGCACAGCGGTTGAATATATTGAGATTCCCAATTGCTCATGTCAAAATCACATGCAATGCAATATTATGGTGGAAGGTCAAAGCCCACATTTTAAATACAGTTGCAACATTTGACTAATCGAGTGAaaggcaatgtttttttttttttttttttttaaagctttgaaCAAATTGTTAATTGGGGAACCATGATAATTTAGATTTGGTTGGCCCAAAAAGAGGTGTCGGAAGCTCGGTTTTCTGAACCACCGCTTAATTGTGCATTTAGTTGTACCCCGAATGAACTTGTTCACATTCCGTTGCTGTTAAGTGTGAATTCTTGAAATCTTGTTCAGCTTGTGCAAAGCCACAAATGCCTTCCCCTGTACTCCAGTGACCATTTCAAGAGTCCCCTGTGTATTTTGTCCTGTCTCCAAATGCCTTATTTGTAAGCTGACCTCATAGGAGAGGTGAGCTAACGGGCTCCTAATGGAACATCGCTGTCTAAAATGCTCCTTGTGGACTTAAAGTACACAGACACACTGCAACACATCATTACACTTATTAATGCTGCTACTGTTTTGGTGCTGGCCTGCAAATTAGACAAAACTAACATTTCATTTACTTTGCCTAAATAAGCATTTTCTGGAAGCCAAGTCTTAAGATCTGTAATATTGCAAGACATTGATAACAGCTTAATAACATTCGCCCCAAAAGACTGCTTTATTTATTGATGTAGAACACCACACTGTCTACACGTGCAGCTCAAGGTGCACAACATTGCACACATCCTGGAAAGCTTCTAACCGTGAATCTTCACATGTCCGATGGGTATCGATGTCCCCAAAGTCCTTAAAACACAGGCATGGTTTTGCAGGATTGCCTTTGGTAATAAAGCATAGTATTCTTAGAAACCTGGCATTTAGATAAGAAGGATACAGCGGATCGGATTGAATAAATTGAGCGTTCCACTGAGGTTGACGTTAGACTGGATTTTCTCCAAAAGGCCACAC comes from the Syngnathus scovelli strain Florida chromosome 5, RoL_Ssco_1.2, whole genome shotgun sequence genome and includes:
- the notum2 gene encoding carboxylesterase notum2; this translates as MKILGQIAFLLLLGESWSRNAKVQSTKKSPHGSQAGKGIQPSLEAILSAGNISNSRATTRGNSARDSTRDAAEGARVAKQQTDEMRLHFLKNPHVTCNDGSPAGFYLKEIRGSRRWLLFLEGGWCCYSKETCDSRYQNIPRLMSSAGWPLTKTGRGILSSQVAENPYWHNTNIVVIPYCSSDVWSGTGPPPAPPPSQRQAREKERNRNATEYAFMGSLIIREVIKDLIPKGIKQAKVVLLSGTSAGGTGVLLNIERVASYLEQLGAEAQVRGLVDSGWFLESKHQRSPNCPETVTCSPEDAIKVGLRLWNGVVPDRCRRLYKKGEEWQCFFGYKLYSTLTSPLFVVQWLFDEEQLRVENIYIGGQHMSNEQWQYIQNLGKELKNSLRDVTAVFAPSCLSHTVITKSNWMTFQVRGTSLPRALHCWDRSLEATRNNRTPTKGCPFHLVDGCHWPQCNPTCPTLVDQATQQELTLLQMLAAMGLDLRKLGLNPKTDTNSLASVGSNDG
- the rps15a gene encoding small ribosomal subunit protein uS8, whose protein sequence is MVRMNVLADALKCINNAEKRGKRQVLIRPCSKVIVRFLTVMMKHGYIGEFEIIDDHRAGKIVVNLIGRLNKCGVISPRFDLQLKDLEKWQNNLLPSRQFGYIVLTTSAGIMDHEEARRKHTGGKILGFFF